In a genomic window of Carassius carassius chromosome 43, fCarCar2.1, whole genome shotgun sequence:
- the LOC132125115 gene encoding monocyte chemotactic protein 1B-like isoform X3, producing MRSLMCLLFLVIFCSVQMTSSANLAIEVANSNCCGVFSNKKIPVNKVVSYYKTSSICARRAIVFKTIAGREFCINPETSWVRSHVDIVDKRTATPP from the exons ATGAGAAGCCTGATGTGTTTGCTGTTCCTGGTGATCTTCTGCTCTGTGCAGATGACTTCAAGCG cTAACCTGGCAATTGAAGTGGCAAACTCAAACTGTTGTGGAGTGTTCAGTAATAAGAAGATTCCTGTGAATAAAGTGGTGTCTTACTACAAGACCAGCAGCATCTGTGCCAGACGCGCTATTGT gttTAAGACAATTGCAGGGAGAGAGTTCTGTATAAATCCAGAGACTTCCTGGGTGCGCAGCCATGTTGATATAGTGGACAAAAGAACTGCTACACCGCCCTAA
- the LOC132125115 gene encoding monocyte chemotactic protein 1B-like isoform X4 — protein sequence MRSLMCLLFLVIFCSVQMTSSAVLSIGAAQSICCGEFSNIKVPVKRVVSYYWTSSSCRRHAIVFKTIAGREFCINPETSWVRSHVDIVDKRTATPP from the exons ATGAGAAGCCTGATGTGTTTGCTGTTCCTGGTGATCTTCTGCTCTGTGCAGATGACTTCAAGCG CTGTCTTATCAATTGGAGCAGCACAATCTATTTGCTGTGGAGAGTTCAGTAATATAAAGGTTCCTGTGAAACGAGTGGTGTCTTACTATTGGACCAGCAGCAGCTGTCGCAGACACGCTATTGT gttTAAGACAATTGCAGGGAGAGAGTTCTGTATAAATCCAGAGACTTCCTGGGTGCGCAGCCATGTTGATATAGTGGACAAAAGAACTGCTACACCGCCCTAA